Below is a window of Rodentibacter sp. JRC1 DNA.
GAAAATTTATTATCCGAATTGATGATTGAATTGGGGAAACGGCAAATCAATACCCTTTGGGTAGAAGCAGGTGCAAATTTAGCCGGTAGTTTGATTGAGCAAAAATTAGCGGATGAACTTATAATTTATATTGCACCGAAATTATTGGGTGATCAGGCTCGTGGGCTATGCCGACTTCCTCATTTATTACAGTTGGCGGATGCACCTTTGTGGCAATTAGAGGAATTTCAACAAATCGGCGATGATATAAAATTAACTTACAAGCCGAAAGGATCTTAAATGTTTAAAAAACTTTTTCATGCCGCCCTTTGGGGGTTAGCCGCCGCTGGTGTTATTCTTTTTGCAGTACCTCGGTTAAATACGAATAGCATCACGACTTCAGATGATATTATGTCTTTCAAAAATGCGGTGCGGATTGCTTCTCCTGCGGTGGTGAATGTATATAACCGTTCTTTTTCATCAGCTAGCATTAATGATAATGACAGGTTACAAGTGAATAACTTAGGTTCCGGCGTTATTATGAGCCAAGACGGTTATATTCTCACCAATAAACACGTTATCCAAAATGCCGATCAAATCGTAGTGGCATTACAAAACGGAAATATTTATGAAGCGAATCTGGTTGGGGCGGATAATTTAACGGATCTTGCCGTCTTGAAGATTCATGCGAATAATCTTTCCACGATTCCGCAAAATCCAAAACGTCAAGTGCATGTAGGAGATATAGCCCTTGCTATCGGTAATCCTTACAACTTAGGGCAAAGTGTTTCGCAAGGGATTATCAGTGCAGTCGGGCGCAGTGCAGTAGGGGATTCGCTGGGCAGACAAAATTTCATACAAACGGATGCTTCAATTAATCGTGGTAATTCAGGTGGCGCATTAATTAACTCTGCCGGAGAATTGGTGGGAATCAGTACATTGAGTATTGGTAAAACTTCAAACGAAATTGCCGAAGGTTTGAATTTTGCGATTCCAATGGATATTGCAAATGATGTGTTGCATAAAATTATTCGTGATGGTCGTGTCATTCGTGGCTATTTTGGCGTACAAAGTGATATTAGCTCCGGTCGGGAAGGTATCGTGATTACCGCAGTAAGCCCTAATAGCCCGGCAGAAAAGGCGGGTATTCAAGTGGGCGATGTGATTTTGAAATTAAATAATCAGGAGGGGATTTCCGCCCCTGAAATTATGCAAATCATTTCAAATACCAAACCAAATACACAGGTTATGGTTACTATTGCCCGTTTGGGGAGAATATTTGATTTACCGGTGATGGTTGAGGAATTGCCGTCTAATTAGAGGTTGTATGGAAATTAAAACCAGCCATTTTTTTGCTTGTTTGGATCGCCTGCGTTTGATCCAACGTTGGTCGTTAATGCGTAATATCGAAAAGGAAAATCTTGCCGAACATAGTTTACAGGTGGCATTCGTGGCACAAGCCTTGGCTGTTATCAAAAATAAATTTTTTGCCGGTAAAACCAATCCCGAACGTATTGCCGTGATTGCGATGTATCACGATACTTCCGAAATTTTTACCGGTGATTTACCTACCCCGATCAAATATTTCAACCCTGAAATCACACAAGCTTATAAACATATTGAAAGTGCTGCGGAATTGCATCTTATCAGCCTTTTACCTGCCGAATTACAAGGGGAATTCACACCTTATCTTGACAGTGAAACCTTTTCGGAAGAAGAAAAACATATCGTAAAACAAGCGGACTTAATTTGCGCTTACATTAAAGCCCAATTTGAATTGGAACACGGCAACCAAGAATTTAAAGCCGCCAAAAACCGTTTAGAAACCCTTATGCAGCAATGGCATAGCCAAGAAATGGATTACTTTCTTCAAGTGTTCCTGCCTAGTTTCGGGCGGTCTTTAGATGAGATTGCTTTGTAGAGTTGTAGATATAAGAAAAGGTTTTATTCTCTAAATACCAATATGTAAATTCTTATAAAGCTCATTTTTACGACTTGATTTAAGTTTTTTCCAGCTTCTGATTTTGGGCTTTCTCGTTAATTTTCGAATAATGTCCGCTACTTGATGAAATTGATAAAGTTAAACGGAAATGTTGTGGAAGCCTGCTAAAAATCTGCGATGGTCAACTAATGCTTGAATCTTATAATCTTTTTATTGATGGAATCTTTTCAATATATTATTAGATCGTTATTACTGAACAACTAAATTTTCCAGAGTGTTGTTTATAAGTTTTCTTTCCATCGGAATATTGTTGATAAATTAATTCAGGATTTATTTGAATTTTAAGGGAAATAATTTGAAACAGGATGCATTTTGATAGCGTGGAACATTATTTCTAATACTGTATTTTGGAATATGTCTTTTGGAAAAAAATGGACAAGTCTTTTATTCATTTCCAAAAAAATAGCTTAAAGCCTTACAATATAAGCATTTAAGCTATTTTTTTATCAACTATTTTATCTACCATGTCTATTTTGAACACTAAACGATAGTTAATTTTTCTGTTGTACCAAACTTTACAATAATTGATATTTTCCTAAACCAAAAGTTGCATTTTTACCAACATGTAACCATTGCCCCATATATATTAGCTGTTGCCAATCTTCTGGTACATTATTTAATGCCCAATTTCCAACCAAACCGCCTAATTTCATTTTTTGATTTTGACGAGAAGAATACCTTGTCCAGTCCTGCCAATATAACTGTTTATGATCTTCAATCTCTGTAATACCTTGCTTTAGCTGTTCAAAATTGAGTGAGATCGGCTTATCATGAAATTCGCTTAATAACATAATTCTCTTCGCTAAGCCAAGCAACAAGCGGTTAATTTTAATCTTTTTTTCACCTATTGGCTGACCATTTTCTTGTAGGCGTAAGGGCGTTTCAAAATGTAAGCATAAAGAACTTGATAGATTGCCGGGTAACTCAATTTGAGCATTATGCTCAATAATATGATCATTGACTAAAATGGATTGATCATTATGACGTAAGTCTACAAGTAATGCTTTTCCTTTTCCAACCTGATATTCAAACGCACGTTTGAAGGCAAAAGTGATCAGGGGCAACTGATTGAGTAATCTACCAAACAACACCACATCAAAGGCTAATTTTTCACTCTGTTGATATACACGCTCTCCCCATTTAGGCGGTTCAATAATATACCCATTAGGGACTTGACTAAATTTCTGCACTTGATGTTCAAGCGGTGCGGGTGTTTCAAAAATAGCCGTGTAGGGACAACTACGATAGAGTGGGCAAGTTTTACAGTTTTCTAACTTAGTCATACAACAAATTTTGCGTAATGATCTGCCAAATACACCACGTAAGGTCGAACCTGCATATTCGGGTAAAAAAATAGGCTCGCTCACCTGAAAAATAAAGCGATAACGAGCCACTGATAATGTTTTAAAATCCATTTTTATCCAATCAATCTATTTCGTAATTTATTATACTCTTTATCCGCATTTTTCTTTTTCATTTCCACGCGTGTTTTTACAAACTCTAACGTTAATTGCTGATAAGTAAATTGTTTGTCGGATTCGTTCCAAGATTCTATTGCTGTTCCAATTAGTTTTTTGACTTCGACAAAAAGTGAGGAATGAGTATCAAATTGTTTTTCTCTTCCTGATTCAAATTTAGCCACTAAATCCATAACCGATTTTTGATTTTCATTAAGAGATTCTAATAATGCCAGCTTATCTAACTCAGCTTGTAATTCTGCCTCTTTTTTCGCTTTGTATTCCATTTCTTCTTGAATACGCTTATTTTTCTCTCTTTGCTGATTTTCAAAATGAGCTTGCTTATCAAATAGAGACTTAGGTTGTTTTTCACACCATTGTTTCAACATTACATTTTCCTCAGTCGGATCAACTTCAAGTAATGCCCACCCAAAAGGAAGCAATCTACTTTTTGCATTTTCTGTTGAAGAAGCCAGCCAAAGCGTTGTAGCTTGATCACGATAATCATCTTTTCCGTCTTTACCACCTTTCATAATTTTTATTTGAGCCACATTATCGCCACGATAGCTTTTGCTTTCAGCACCGCTTTTACCTAATCTGACTAAAATGCCTGAACTTTTCTCAACAAGTAATTTTAGTGATTGAGCTTGTTCTCTTTCCATCAACTGACGATCTACTAATAATGCCATTTCTTTATCGAAAAGTGAGCGACTAAATTTATTAAGTATATTTAGATAATCAAAAATATTCTGTAAAGTGGCAAATTTATCTTTTCTTACTATGGCTAATTCAGATTCAAAAGCTCGATATTGTCCTCCAACAATACATTCTCTGCGTAATGCCACACCACGAGCTTCTTTTCTTTGACTACTAACTTTTTTCTTGTGATTTGTTGAATAACAAATTTGAGTGTAAGCAGTTGAATTTGCTTTAAAATCAGCAAATTTTACTGTGCGTAATAGACTATCAGCAAAAAGACCAATATCTTTTTCAATAAGTTTTTGCTTATCTCTTTTATCAATTCTAGGATTACCTCGCTTTTGGTGAGCATCATCTAAAAGTGCGGTAGCTAACGCACCTTTAAAACTACTTGCAGGAATATAGGGTAAATTTTCATAAGGCGAATAACAATGACGTTCAATCGCAAATTGATTAAATACTTTCAGCCCATTCCCTTCAATCGTTGCTGGTTTACCAATTTTCGTTTCCCAATCCTGAGCTACTCCTGAAGCAACATTCGCAAAATAATGAGCGAAATTAACCGCTTGTATTTTATTACGTTGGAAGAATTTCTGAATTTCACCTAAATCTGATTTTTGTGCAAGACCTAATAACTGACTACGTTGAGAATCATCTAACCATAATTTACTCGGTTCAAAATGATACAAAACCCCTTCATCAATTACATAGTTGGTAGGCTCAAAATCTTCCCCACAGCCGATATGAATTGGTGTGAGTGGGGTAAGATAAACACGGTGATGTTGAAGAAACTTATCCATTTTATTCTCCTAAACGCGCAAAATTGATTGTCAGTGGAAATACGACCGTATAGCCTTGATGTACCGCATTAGGTTGGCTAGGTGAAACATTCGCCAAACCATTACCGATAAATTGTTTTGCTTCAAATTGTTTCGGTGTAAATATCGCGCCTATTTTGCTTAAAATAATCGGCTTTTTAAAGGGAGTTGAACTTAATGCTTTAAATGAGCCATGTCGCCCAAATCTTGTGGTGAGCTGATAAAAACAGCGTTCTTTATCTAAATTATTTTGCTGTGGAGCAGCATTGCCAAGAGCTAAGTAGACATTATGATTTGGCTCAAAACTCAATGAAATCGCTTCACTTTTTTCTAAGCTAAAACGTCCTAACCCAATACTCGCATCTCGCCCAAATCCCAATTTCCCGATATTACTTAACACCTCTTTTAATTCTTCATAGGAGAAACGGTTTTCATCGATTACACAATAAATATCTAGCAAGGTTTCAGGCTGATACCAAATTTGTGGCATTGTGTAGGGAGCAAATACCCTTTCATCGGTCGTATGAGTTTGGCGATTTAAGGTATTATGTGGCTGCTCGTGAGTTTCTCTTTTAAAGGTGTTTTGCTCAGAAACCAAAATATCTTTCTCTGCTTTTGCAAATTGTTGCCATTTTTCAACTGTTTGAGTCTTCACGTTTTCCAATGTGATCCACTGTTTTTTCTTTAGTTTTTTGCGATCTTGCTCTTTTCCCTTTTGCCAAAAGCAAGACGGGAGTGTTGGCAAAGGCAAATAGCCACTTGGCATTGCATCAGAAAGTACTAGAAAAGGTTTCTGCTCCGTATAGCCTTTCAATAATTGCGTTAATTTTTCTTCGCCAAATTGATGCCGAATTTCCCAACAAAGTTGCCCAAATAACGTATCACCAACTAATGGCGTACCAAACGCACTTTCAATTTTAATTGTTAAACGATAGGTTTTCATCGTTTCCCCTTACTTGAATGGTTCAATCTCTTTCAATTCTCTTTTTACATCGCCCACCATAAGCTCAACAAACTCGACCTTACCGTAACCACGAGATCCCGAACCACCTAAACTATCAAGTTCCAGTAAACGTAATCCTTTTAACAACAGTTCTACCAGCTCTTGGCTGTCATTCTCAAATTGACGCATAGTCAATTTAAAATCAAATTTTGCTCCCGCTGGCACACGCTCTGTTTGGCGAGGGTTACCTGCAGTTGCAGTAATACGATCAATGGTATTTTCAGATTTTGCTTCTGTGAGTGAAAAATTATCATCACGCAAATTTTTCTCCCATTCCGCATTTAAAGGACAATCCCAAAAGGCAAGGCGAGAAATACCGATTTTTTCTAGCCCTTCTTCATCATTTTTCGTATCCGCACTCACACCAAATAATTTAAGGATATTTTCGACCGCACTTTTATCTTTTGCTTCCTTGATATCTTTAATACTTAAGGGATCTTTTTTCACTTCCCCAGAACGCCATTCTAGCAGTGTCCGAATTTTTCCTTTAAGGCTTGAACCAGGAATATAAGGTGATTGGGTAATCGGATGTTTAATAACGGCATTATCAATACCGCCAATATGCATTTCCGTATCACCCGCCCCGATATGTAATCCTGTTTTTAAAACTAAGCTAGCCTTAATTTCGATAATATTTTGTAGTTTCATTTTTAATACTCCTTACTTTTTGATTCTTCTAATTTGCAATAACCAATAACGGCTTCCATAAATAATTTTGCTTCATTTAATGTTTCTGCCGATTGAATGTTGTTAATACAAGTATTAAATACTTCACTAAAATGTTTATTAATATGTTTCCGTCCTTCAGCATAAGCTACTTTAGCTTTAAGCATTTTAATAAAAGGTTCAAGTTGCTTATATTCATTTTCTCTTTCTTTTCGCTTTAATTGCACTTTGTCATTCCATAAGCAAAGTTCATCATAAAACTTACGAAGTTGTGTACTTTTATTTACCTCTTTATTTAATCTACCTGTTTTAATATCTGTTTTTATATAGATTGCTGCTTGTTCGGCAATATCAGAAAAAATAGTGGGTGATTTTTCTGTTCCAAATTTAATTTGACGAATATCCATCATATTCTCCATTAGCGTTTTTGATAGAAATAATTAAACAACGGAATTGCAAAATTTGCTTGATACTTTTCAATTCCTTGACCAAAAGCTGTTGAGATTTCCTTAAGAGCGAAATCTCTTTGCTCTTTTTTCAATTTATCCACAACATAGCGAGCGGTTTTATAATAAAAACGGCTACGCCACATTGTTGCTTCAATATTTTTCGTATCGCTTGCTTGCTGGCTAAAATAAATTAACGCATAAAGATAAGCGGTCGAAATTGAATAATCCTTTGCAAGTCGCTCAATTTCATCACCTAATTTCTCTACTAACGGTTGCCATTGATTCCAACTAATCGTTTTTTGATAAAGCGTAACCGCATTTTTGCCTTGATGGTCTTTTGCTTTTTCTAAAGCTTTTTCTGCCATTTCGCCTAGCTGTGGCACAGGTGATCCCACTTTCGTCATCCCCATTCCTGCCGAAAAATGAATATCAGGATTAAATGCCACATATTCTGCAAATTTTTGTTGCATTGCATAGGCTAATGCTTGTGTTTTCTTCCAAGAACCGATTAAGAAAAAGTCATCACCACCTGCAAAAACCGTATACATATCCGGATTGTATTTTTGACAATAAGCAGGTAACCATAAACTAAAAAATTGGTTCATTTGGCGTGAAAGACTCGCCATTTTGGCAAAACTGGATTTTTCTAACCCTTTTTGAAAAATTAAGCCAAGATTGTCCACATCCCCTTTTAAAGTCATTAAGGCTCGTTGCCCGATAAATTTCTCTTTATTATCCGTTAAATGACGATCTTCACAAGCAATAAAATCAAAGGTTTTAATCTTACCAATTTCAACACTTTCTTCTGTATTTTTATATTTATCTAAATAGGCTTGATCAGCATCTGCTTGACTAAACAAAGGCACATAGGCATTGATATAACGCCGTGCGTAACCTTGCCAAATAGGTTTATCTATTTCAGGTAATTCAAAATCCCAAAAGCGGTAAATTTTATCAACTAATTGACCAAATTTCCCTGTATCTTCTTGAGTATTGGTAAACACTACGGAATAGCCAAAAATATTCATTGCTAAACGATGTGTTTGGCGATCTCGGTAAATTTCACTATCAGGATCACAAATAATTAAGCGGTCATTTTTTGCTAATAATTTACCAATTTCTATTTGGTCTTTTGATATTATAGAAAGCCCTGAATTTTCTACCTTTTCATCATATTCCGAACAAGCAGGAAACTGACTATTTAAACGGCAAACACCATAAGGATAACTGACTTCTTGTACACTTTGTGTTTGTTCAATTAAATCTAACCGCTGTAATTTAATTTTTTCTAATTGACGAAATAAATTGGTTTGCAATTGGCTAAATTGATTTTCCATAAAATCATTCGCACAGGCTTCTGTCGTTGCAATACCTACGCCAATTAAACCAAAAGTATTTTCAATTGCCCACTGATTTAATTCTTGTTGCACCTTAGCAATCGCTGATTTTATTGTTGGCGTATTCGGAGCAACAATTAAAAATTTACCTGCTGCATTCATTATCTGGCTTATACTTGGTAACTCACAAGCTTGCAATAATTTAAGTGCCGCTAATTCCGTAAACAATGACACTTGGAACGAACGCCCTCTTAATAATTTTGCGGCATTCTTATTCGTTGCACTACCGCCCGAGAAAATAAAATCTTGAATACCGAAAAAATCGCCTTGAATCAGTAAAAAACTTTTTTCACCCCAGCTTTTTTGGTGATTTGTAAAATAGTCTGCCTGAACCTTGTCTTTATTCTCTTCTGTCCAACGCCAAAGTGCGGTCGCTAATGCTGCTGTTGTTTTACTGTGATCATAAAGAGAAACTTCTGCTTTGACTCCAAATGCAGTAGCCGATGGAACACAGGCGGTAAAACATTGGTAGGCAGTATCAAAATGGTCAAGCCATAAATCCCAATTTTGTTGATGTGATTTCGGAATCGTTTTCAAACCTTCTAAAAATGCGTTCCATAATTGGCTATATTCCTGTTGAGCTTTTTCATTATTATTTGGCTCAATTTCTACTTTCTTTTTCGGAAAAATACTCTCTGTACTTAATGACGAAAGTGGATAGGCATAATCATATTTCTCCGCTTTCTTTTGATTAAGCTGAATATTTTCAAACAGGCTCAACAAACGACTTTGATAAAAGTTTTTATCCTCCGCCCGATTATATTCTTCAAATTTTTCTCGTTCAAAACCTGAAGCAATGCGATCCGCTGTTGCAATAATCCATTGTAATAATGTATCGGGTTTGTGATGAGAGGCTGCTGCGTTGATCAGCGAA
It encodes the following:
- a CDS encoding RAMP superfamily CRISPR-associated protein, which codes for MDKFLQHHRVYLTPLTPIHIGCGEDFEPTNYVIDEGVLYHFEPSKLWLDDSQRSQLLGLAQKSDLGEIQKFFQRNKIQAVNFAHYFANVASGVAQDWETKIGKPATIEGNGLKVFNQFAIERHCYSPYENLPYIPASSFKGALATALLDDAHQKRGNPRIDKRDKQKLIEKDIGLFADSLLRTVKFADFKANSTAYTQICYSTNHKKKVSSQRKEARGVALRRECIVGGQYRAFESELAIVRKDKFATLQNIFDYLNILNKFSRSLFDKEMALLVDRQLMEREQAQSLKLLVEKSSGILVRLGKSGAESKSYRGDNVAQIKIMKGGKDGKDDYRDQATTLWLASSTENAKSRLLPFGWALLEVDPTEENVMLKQWCEKQPKSLFDKQAHFENQQREKNKRIQEEMEYKAKKEAELQAELDKLALLESLNENQKSVMDLVAKFESGREKQFDTHSSLFVEVKKLIGTAIESWNESDKQFTYQQLTLEFVKTRVEMKKKNADKEYNKLRNRLIG
- the degS gene encoding outer membrane-stress sensor serine endopeptidase DegS — encoded protein: MFKKLFHAALWGLAAAGVILFAVPRLNTNSITTSDDIMSFKNAVRIASPAVVNVYNRSFSSASINDNDRLQVNNLGSGVIMSQDGYILTNKHVIQNADQIVVALQNGNIYEANLVGADNLTDLAVLKIHANNLSTIPQNPKRQVHVGDIALAIGNPYNLGQSVSQGIISAVGRSAVGDSLGRQNFIQTDASINRGNSGGALINSAGELVGISTLSIGKTSNEIAEGLNFAIPMDIANDVLHKIIRDGRVIRGYFGVQSDISSGREGIVITAVSPNSPAEKAGIQVGDVILKLNNQEGISAPEIMQIISNTKPNTQVMVTIARLGRIFDLPVMVEELPSN
- the cas10 gene encoding type III-A CRISPR-associated protein Cas10/Csm1 is translated as MSHLLSSSCRMAFAALIHDIGKLAQRAKLPVPMETLDAHKTLYCPYNQEKKYHSHVHAAYTGIALDQIEPYAPNFISQHTYPFIARQQESTDITDSLINAAASHHKPDTLLQWIIATADRIASGFEREKFEEYNRAEDKNFYQSRLLSLFENIQLNQKKAEKYDYAYPLSSLSTESIFPKKKVEIEPNNNEKAQQEYSQLWNAFLEGLKTIPKSHQQNWDLWLDHFDTAYQCFTACVPSATAFGVKAEVSLYDHSKTTAALATALWRWTEENKDKVQADYFTNHQKSWGEKSFLLIQGDFFGIQDFIFSGGSATNKNAAKLLRGRSFQVSLFTELAALKLLQACELPSISQIMNAAGKFLIVAPNTPTIKSAIAKVQQELNQWAIENTFGLIGVGIATTEACANDFMENQFSQLQTNLFRQLEKIKLQRLDLIEQTQSVQEVSYPYGVCRLNSQFPACSEYDEKVENSGLSIISKDQIEIGKLLAKNDRLIICDPDSEIYRDRQTHRLAMNIFGYSVVFTNTQEDTGKFGQLVDKIYRFWDFELPEIDKPIWQGYARRYINAYVPLFSQADADQAYLDKYKNTEESVEIGKIKTFDFIACEDRHLTDNKEKFIGQRALMTLKGDVDNLGLIFQKGLEKSSFAKMASLSRQMNQFFSLWLPAYCQKYNPDMYTVFAGGDDFFLIGSWKKTQALAYAMQQKFAEYVAFNPDIHFSAGMGMTKVGSPVPQLGEMAEKALEKAKDHQGKNAVTLYQKTISWNQWQPLVEKLGDEIERLAKDYSISTAYLYALIYFSQQASDTKNIEATMWRSRFYYKTARYVVDKLKKEQRDFALKEISTAFGQGIEKYQANFAIPLFNYFYQKR
- the yfbR gene encoding 5'-deoxynucleotidase, producing MEIKTSHFFACLDRLRLIQRWSLMRNIEKENLAEHSLQVAFVAQALAVIKNKFFAGKTNPERIAVIAMYHDTSEIFTGDLPTPIKYFNPEITQAYKHIESAAELHLISLLPAELQGEFTPYLDSETFSEEEKHIVKQADLICAYIKAQFELEHGNQEFKAAKNRLETLMQQWHSQEMDYFLQVFLPSFGRSLDEIAL
- the csm3 gene encoding type III-A CRISPR-associated RAMP protein Csm3; the encoded protein is MKLQNIIEIKASLVLKTGLHIGAGDTEMHIGGIDNAVIKHPITQSPYIPGSSLKGKIRTLLEWRSGEVKKDPLSIKDIKEAKDKSAVENILKLFGVSADTKNDEEGLEKIGISRLAFWDCPLNAEWEKNLRDDNFSLTEAKSENTIDRITATAGNPRQTERVPAGAKFDFKLTMRQFENDSQELVELLLKGLRLLELDSLGGSGSRGYGKVEFVELMVGDVKRELKEIEPFK
- a CDS encoding RAMP superfamily CRISPR-associated protein produces the protein MKTYRLTIKIESAFGTPLVGDTLFGQLCWEIRHQFGEEKLTQLLKGYTEQKPFLVLSDAMPSGYLPLPTLPSCFWQKGKEQDRKKLKKKQWITLENVKTQTVEKWQQFAKAEKDILVSEQNTFKRETHEQPHNTLNRQTHTTDERVFAPYTMPQIWYQPETLLDIYCVIDENRFSYEELKEVLSNIGKLGFGRDASIGLGRFSLEKSEAISLSFEPNHNVYLALGNAAPQQNNLDKERCFYQLTTRFGRHGSFKALSSTPFKKPIILSKIGAIFTPKQFEAKQFIGNGLANVSPSQPNAVHQGYTVVFPLTINFARLGE
- the csm2 gene encoding type III-A CRISPR-associated protein Csm2 encodes the protein MDIRQIKFGTEKSPTIFSDIAEQAAIYIKTDIKTGRLNKEVNKSTQLRKFYDELCLWNDKVQLKRKERENEYKQLEPFIKMLKAKVAYAEGRKHINKHFSEVFNTCINNIQSAETLNEAKLFMEAVIGYCKLEESKSKEY
- the cas6 gene encoding CRISPR system precrRNA processing endoribonuclease RAMP protein Cas6; translated protein: MDFKTLSVARYRFIFQVSEPIFLPEYAGSTLRGVFGRSLRKICCMTKLENCKTCPLYRSCPYTAIFETPAPLEHQVQKFSQVPNGYIIEPPKWGERVYQQSEKLAFDVVLFGRLLNQLPLITFAFKRAFEYQVGKGKALLVDLRHNDQSILVNDHIIEHNAQIELPGNLSSSLCLHFETPLRLQENGQPIGEKKIKINRLLLGLAKRIMLLSEFHDKPISLNFEQLKQGITEIEDHKQLYWQDWTRYSSRQNQKMKLGGLVGNWALNNVPEDWQQLIYMGQWLHVGKNATFGLGKYQLL